Proteins found in one Geomonas subterranea genomic segment:
- a CDS encoding response regulator, producing MKILIAEDSIDKLHALIDFFVERFQQEIQLTERVSLRSALKEIILNTDFDLIILDMSLPNFDVNADEPGGGTPESFAGKELMAQMKLRNLNIPVIVVTQYSQFEGGRITLEQLMSEFSLLYSDFYKGTVYYNSATDLWKAQLYHLISGVGK from the coding sequence ATGAAAATATTAATAGCTGAAGACTCAATAGACAAGCTGCATGCATTGATAGACTTTTTTGTTGAACGCTTCCAGCAGGAAATACAGCTAACTGAAAGAGTTTCTCTACGATCGGCTTTGAAGGAAATTATTCTCAACACAGACTTTGATCTTATTATTTTGGACATGAGCCTTCCTAACTTTGATGTCAATGCTGACGAACCAGGAGGTGGGACCCCTGAAAGTTTTGCTGGCAAAGAACTGATGGCTCAAATGAAGCTGAGAAATTTAAATATTCCAGTTATTGTTGTGACTCAATATAGTCAATTCGAAGGTGGACGCATAACTCTTGAACAGCTTATGTCGGAGTTTTCCTTGTTATATTCCGACTTTTACAAAGGCACTGTTTATTACAACTCAGCTACCGATCTCTGGAAAGCACAGTTGTATCATTTAATAAGCGGAGTGGGAAAATGA